AAAGGTCGGATGCCGGTATACTTTATCGTTGGCCGGGTCGAAGAACGCCGCCGCATCATCGGGGTTTGAGGCGTGAATGTGCCGCGACTCCACCACCCATATGCTGACGCCTTCCATGCGCCGGGTGTACACGTCGCGGGCGTTCTGAATAGCCATAGCCGCATCGGCGGCGTGCAGGCTACCCACGTGCTTGTGGTCGAGCCCCTGCTTGCTGCGAATAAATACTTCCCACAAAGGCCATTCGGACTGAGACATAGCTGGTGTCCTTGTAGAGACGCATACTTGCGTCTCAATCGTTGCTGATGTTGTTGAGATTGGGTCATTCCACGAGCTTTGTTCAACGTATGTCGTTCAAAGGCGAGACACAAGTATGTGTCTCTACACGCGTTCAGCCCGTTTCTTAGCGTGAGCTAGGGCCGCTTCGCGTACCCAGGCGCCTTCTTCGTGGGCTTGCACGCGGGCCTGAAGACGGTCGTGGTTGCAAAGGCCGTTGCCGTTCACCACTTGCCAGAACTCCGCCCAGTCTACGTCGCCAAAGTCGTAGCCTTTTTTCGCTTCGTTCCACTGGAGCTTGGCGTCGGGTACGGTCAGGCCTAGGAACTCCGCTTGCGGCACCATCATGTCCACAAACTTCTGCCGTAGCTCGTCGTTGGTAAAGCGCTTGATGCGCCACTGCATCGACCTAGCCGTATTGGGCGACTCGTCGTCTTTCGGGCCGAACATCATCAGCGTGGGCCACCACCAGCGGTTCAGCGCTTCTTGGGCCATGGCTTTCTGCTCGGGGGCGCCTTCGCAGAGCGTTTGCATAATCTCGAAGCCCTGACGTTGGTGGAAGCTTTCTTCCTTGCACACGCGCACCATGGCACGAGCGTACGGCCCATACGAAGTGCGGCACAGCGGCACCTGGTTCAAAATGGCGGCCCCATCTACGAGCCAGCCCACACAACCGATATCGGCCCAGCTCAGCGTGGGGTAGTTGAAGATGCTGGAATACTTGGCCTTGCCCGCGTGGAGGTCAGCAAGCATTTGGTCGCGGGAGGCACCTAGGGTCTCGGCGGCGCTGTAGAGGTAGAGGCCGTGGCCGGCTTCGTCTTGGACCTTGGCCAGCAAGATGGATTTGCGCTTGAGCGAAGGTGCCCGCGTAATCCAGTTGCCTTCCGGCAGCATGCCCACAAGCTCGGAGTGCGCATGCTGCGAAATCTGCCGGATCAGTGTCTTGCGGTACGCATCGGGCATCCAGTCCTTCGGCTCGATGCGCTGGTCAGCATCAATGCGTTGCTGAAAAACCTCTTCCTGGGTAAGTTCTGCCGTTTCCATGATGCTTTAACAAGGTTTTGCTAACAAACGTTAGTTAAATGTAAAGAAAAAGTTCTGATCAGACGCATTCATTATCAGAACGTCATTCCGAGCTTGTCGAGGAATCTCGCGTGCTGACGTTAGAAAGAGAGGCGAGGTAAAAAGAGCGGCACGAAAACAAGAAATTGTCTGACATCTACTTTTGACAAAGATTCACAACGACTGCGCGCGAGATGCTTCGACAAGCTCAGCATGACGTTCTTATTGTTAGGCTGCTATTGGTCAAAATCTACCATCACCTTTTCTGACAACGGCCGAGCTTGGCACGTCAGTACGTAGCCTTTTGCCACCTCCGTATCCGAGAGGGAGTAGTTCACGTCCATTTCTACTTGGCCCTCCGTTACCCGCGCCCGACAGGTGCTGCACATGCCGTTTTTGCAAGAATATGGGGCATCGGCACCGCTCTCCAGCAACGCATCCAGAATAGTATCGCCGTAGTACGACATTTCCAGCACGCGCGTGCCGCCGTCGAGCTGCACGGTTACTTGGCTGTGCTTGTCGTCGGGGGCGATGGCGCGCTGAGCCTGACGAGCAGCAGCACGCTGAGCGCTACCTGCCGAGGTAAACAACTCAAAGTGAATCTTCTCCGGAGCTACACCAGCTTCTGCTAATGCATCTTTTACTTCGAAAATCATCTCCTCCGGCCCGCAGATAAAGGCTTCGTCAATCTCGCTGGGTGGGATAAGCTTGTGGAGAAACAACC
This Hymenobacter sp. GOD-10R DNA region includes the following protein-coding sequences:
- the paaB gene encoding 1,2-phenylacetyl-CoA epoxidase subunit PaaB, encoding MSQSEWPLWEVFIRSKQGLDHKHVGSLHAADAAMAIQNARDVYTRRMEGVSIWVVESRHIHASNPDDAAAFFDPANDKVYRHPTFYEVPDSIKHM
- the paaA gene encoding 1,2-phenylacetyl-CoA epoxidase subunit PaaA; protein product: METAELTQEEVFQQRIDADQRIEPKDWMPDAYRKTLIRQISQHAHSELVGMLPEGNWITRAPSLKRKSILLAKVQDEAGHGLYLYSAAETLGASRDQMLADLHAGKAKYSSIFNYPTLSWADIGCVGWLVDGAAILNQVPLCRTSYGPYARAMVRVCKEESFHQRQGFEIMQTLCEGAPEQKAMAQEALNRWWWPTLMMFGPKDDESPNTARSMQWRIKRFTNDELRQKFVDMMVPQAEFLGLTVPDAKLQWNEAKKGYDFGDVDWAEFWQVVNGNGLCNHDRLQARVQAHEEGAWVREAALAHAKKRAERV